Proteins encoded together in one Planctopirus ephydatiae window:
- a CDS encoding glucan biosynthesis protein G, giving the protein MANDSPPKLESRMSHVQSFADLDLVASELAKGPVLPTDPLPQSLAEMTYDQHRMIRFRPERSFWLDEKRPYWLQTFHRGFVHKDQVQLYLLESLGLGVAAQNSVRPRLVEFDKAHFKYEGDLKAGDLPADLGYAGVRFIGFFPGNPQYSEVASFVGASYFRAHSEKTVWGSSARGLAINCGLPKAEEFPVFRAFYVQQPKPGDLSLTFLALLDSESVAGAYQFVMTPGVQATTFDVTARLHFRKVPEKLGIAPLTSMWMWGDALAGPKGDHRPEVHDADGLLMKGGDGQWAWRSFYRQNYPSLVRYPFEKLAGFGVIQRDRNSEHYKDDEARYSERPSVWIEPQVPWEKGALELLELPAEHEGIDNVATWWVPDQKPVVGQPLDLKYRVSFFGGDPPEHQQAKVTAVDLVRESPKKFVFRVDLTGARLAEANPEKVNLELISIRCAITSQRIEKVSDQQWVLHLVAEPTGEGPLELIARLSDEGQPITERWSYLCPLEAPPVVLPPWRVQQNQQETSR; this is encoded by the coding sequence ATGGCGAACGATTCACCTCCCAAGCTGGAGAGTCGGATGAGCCATGTGCAGTCTTTTGCAGATCTGGATCTTGTGGCCAGTGAACTGGCGAAAGGTCCCGTTCTCCCGACAGATCCTTTGCCGCAATCGCTGGCCGAGATGACTTATGATCAGCATCGGATGATTCGCTTTCGGCCAGAGCGAAGTTTCTGGCTGGATGAGAAGCGACCTTATTGGTTGCAGACCTTCCATCGTGGGTTCGTGCACAAAGATCAGGTGCAGCTCTACTTGTTGGAATCTCTGGGATTGGGAGTCGCCGCCCAGAATTCTGTCAGGCCCAGACTGGTTGAATTCGATAAGGCTCATTTCAAGTACGAAGGCGATTTGAAGGCGGGGGATTTGCCGGCCGATCTTGGTTATGCGGGCGTCCGCTTCATTGGATTTTTCCCGGGCAATCCGCAGTATTCGGAAGTCGCCTCGTTTGTGGGTGCCAGTTACTTCCGGGCTCACAGCGAGAAGACGGTCTGGGGCTCGTCGGCCCGAGGCTTGGCGATTAACTGCGGGCTGCCTAAGGCGGAAGAGTTTCCGGTCTTTCGGGCGTTTTATGTGCAACAACCGAAGCCGGGCGATTTGTCGCTGACCTTTCTGGCGCTGCTTGATAGCGAGAGTGTGGCGGGGGCTTATCAGTTCGTGATGACTCCTGGAGTTCAGGCGACCACCTTTGATGTGACGGCTCGTCTGCATTTCCGCAAAGTTCCCGAGAAGTTGGGGATCGCGCCCTTAACCAGCATGTGGATGTGGGGTGATGCGTTGGCAGGTCCCAAAGGCGATCACCGCCCCGAAGTGCATGATGCCGACGGTTTGCTGATGAAGGGTGGCGATGGTCAGTGGGCCTGGAGAAGTTTTTACAGGCAGAATTACCCATCGCTGGTGCGATACCCGTTTGAAAAGCTCGCGGGCTTTGGCGTCATTCAGCGCGATCGAAATTCCGAGCATTACAAAGATGATGAGGCGCGGTATTCGGAGCGTCCCAGTGTCTGGATCGAACCACAGGTTCCGTGGGAGAAGGGGGCTCTGGAACTCCTGGAGTTGCCAGCGGAACATGAGGGGATCGATAACGTGGCAACGTGGTGGGTCCCTGATCAGAAGCCGGTCGTTGGTCAGCCACTGGATCTGAAGTATCGAGTCAGTTTTTTTGGCGGTGATCCGCCCGAACATCAACAGGCGAAAGTCACGGCTGTTGATCTGGTTCGGGAAAGTCCCAAGAAGTTTGTCTTTCGAGTCGATCTAACTGGCGCACGTCTTGCAGAAGCGAATCCGGAGAAAGTGAATCTGGAACTGATCTCGATCCGCTGTGCGATCACTTCTCAGCGGATTGAAAAAGTTTCAGATCAGCAGTGGGTACTGCATCTTGTTGCCGAACCGACAGGTGAAGGCCCCCTGGAATTGATTGCCCGGCTGAGCGATGAAGGCCAGCCCATCACAGAACGATGGAGTTATCTGTGCCCGTTGGAGGCTCCCCCGGTGGTTTTGCCACCGTGGCGTGTTCAACAGAATCAACAGGAGACATCTCGATGA
- a CDS encoding prolyl oligopeptidase family serine peptidase, with the protein MKKFPAYSVLVQAARLLCVALVLSSLAWADGPGDNQVQSVRPVPPPGISIDPAIRAELEAGLKQLEDKFQVLKEKAGKDSFTARYLPDVEIFPRAIRLALEEGTFYDAKEFQQAKDVLAEGMTRAEELAAGKASWATRTGLVVRGFRSRLDGTVQPYGVVVPASYNADTLHRCDLWFRGRAEKTPELQFIYQRSRQAGEYTPARTIVVHPFARFCNANKLAGEVDSLEALEHAQSHYAVDPDRISIRGFSMGGAAVWHLAVHYPDRWFAANPGAGFSETPLFLNVFQQEKLAPSEFEQTLWKLYDAPYWALNLKNLPTIAYSGEIDKQKQAADVMEAAMAKLGDRLVHIIGPQTAHKLHPDSKVEIEKRMALLAVEGRNRVPERVHFTTCTLKYDRSFWVRVTGLEEHWTFGTVDATLIAPGGIRIRSERVTDLELNFEAGTFPLSNQSIVVEFEGKKPQSLSVPGRMSDGSWMAQFHQVNGSWKAGPRPVEGLRKSHNLQGPIDDALMDSFVFVLPSGKSASPVVEAWVQSEAARAQKEWQRQMRGEVRVLKADQVTPEVMKTSHLILWGDEQSNPLIGQLASQLPIRKVGTNWNVGNSKFSDTDHLPILIYPNPLAPGRYIVLNSGLTYREYDYLNNARQVPRLPDWAIIDCRTPPDARYPGKIVKAGFFDEQWRLKSEK; encoded by the coding sequence ATGAAAAAATTCCCGGCTTACTCTGTGCTGGTGCAAGCAGCCCGGCTGTTGTGTGTGGCACTGGTCCTTTCGAGCCTCGCCTGGGCTGATGGGCCGGGTGATAATCAGGTGCAGAGTGTGCGGCCGGTTCCACCGCCCGGGATTTCCATCGATCCTGCCATTCGTGCGGAACTGGAAGCGGGCCTCAAACAACTCGAAGACAAGTTTCAAGTTCTCAAAGAGAAAGCCGGCAAGGATAGCTTTACGGCTCGGTATCTGCCCGATGTTGAGATCTTCCCGCGAGCGATCAGGCTGGCACTGGAAGAGGGGACCTTCTACGACGCGAAAGAATTCCAGCAGGCCAAAGACGTCCTCGCTGAAGGAATGACTCGGGCCGAAGAACTTGCCGCTGGTAAAGCCAGTTGGGCTACGCGGACGGGCCTCGTGGTCCGCGGGTTTCGATCACGCCTCGATGGCACAGTACAGCCTTACGGTGTGGTCGTTCCCGCCAGTTACAATGCTGACACTCTGCATCGCTGCGATCTGTGGTTTCGCGGGCGTGCTGAAAAGACGCCAGAGCTGCAGTTCATTTACCAGCGCAGCCGGCAGGCGGGAGAATACACTCCCGCGCGAACGATTGTGGTCCATCCCTTTGCCCGCTTCTGCAATGCCAACAAGCTGGCTGGCGAAGTCGATTCTCTGGAAGCGCTGGAGCATGCCCAGAGCCACTATGCCGTCGATCCTGATCGGATCTCGATTCGCGGTTTCTCGATGGGTGGTGCTGCGGTCTGGCATCTGGCGGTGCATTATCCCGATCGCTGGTTTGCTGCCAATCCGGGAGCAGGATTCTCGGAGACGCCATTGTTCCTCAATGTCTTCCAGCAGGAAAAGCTGGCTCCTTCCGAATTTGAGCAAACCCTCTGGAAGCTCTACGACGCTCCATACTGGGCACTCAATCTGAAGAACCTGCCCACGATTGCCTACAGCGGCGAAATCGACAAACAGAAACAGGCGGCTGACGTCATGGAAGCCGCCATGGCGAAACTGGGCGATCGACTGGTCCATATCATCGGCCCGCAAACCGCCCACAAGCTGCATCCTGATTCGAAAGTGGAGATCGAGAAGCGGATGGCTTTACTGGCAGTTGAGGGGCGAAATCGAGTCCCTGAGCGAGTCCACTTTACAACGTGTACGCTCAAATATGACCGCAGTTTCTGGGTGCGGGTGACGGGACTGGAGGAGCATTGGACGTTCGGCACGGTTGACGCCACGCTCATTGCTCCCGGCGGTATTCGCATTCGATCTGAGCGGGTCACCGACCTTGAATTGAACTTCGAGGCAGGGACGTTCCCCCTGAGCAATCAAAGCATCGTCGTGGAGTTTGAAGGAAAGAAGCCACAAAGTCTTTCCGTCCCCGGTCGGATGTCGGATGGCTCGTGGATGGCTCAATTCCATCAAGTGAACGGATCGTGGAAAGCCGGCCCCCGCCCTGTCGAGGGCTTGCGAAAATCCCACAATCTGCAGGGCCCGATTGATGACGCTTTGATGGATTCATTTGTGTTTGTGCTTCCTTCGGGAAAGAGTGCCAGCCCTGTGGTGGAGGCGTGGGTGCAGAGTGAAGCCGCCCGTGCCCAGAAAGAATGGCAGCGGCAGATGCGGGGTGAAGTTCGCGTGCTGAAGGCCGATCAGGTGACACCCGAGGTCATGAAAACCTCGCACCTGATTCTGTGGGGCGATGAACAAAGCAATCCGCTCATTGGCCAGTTGGCCTCCCAGTTACCAATCCGCAAAGTTGGCACCAATTGGAACGTGGGGAATTCCAAGTTCTCTGATACAGACCATCTGCCCATTTTGATTTACCCGAATCCTCTAGCACCGGGCCGGTACATTGTTTTGAACAGCGGGCTGACATATCGTGAGTACGATTACCTGAACAACGCCCGGCAAGTCCCCAGGCTGCCCGATTGGGCCATCATTGATTGCCGCACACCTCCCGATGCCCGCTACCCGGGCAAGATTGTCAAAGCGGGCTTCTTCGATGAACAATGGCGGCTTAAATCTGAGAAGTAA
- a CDS encoding fused DSP-PTPase phosphatase/NAD kinase-like protein: MNHPQTETTFRFWGWVLMAIAWPLGLALQASVWVEDRALSPATAMGQEPAQARQPAVEFSAKKIASAHLENLHHIELKPAQASANQQAVNKQAIWFGGSPETEAAMAELAASGVKTIVSVDGAPPLVELAKKHGLQYVHIPVKYSALSRDQIVSLAAVLQRNREPVYVHCHHGKHRGPAALVAALKCTVTDLETDTLLKTFGTDPKYRGLYEAARTAQPLQAHELARVPEKLPEAIQDLSPARLMSEIDCSFDQLLALRKVGEPLENKELPAQLKTWQEQAIDLEEAFREYQRLLEPQFPMMPPEQQAQYRQFLKTSLSHAAAIRSELSKAVDTPEEMPARLKTYRTNLEALQQSCAGCHAQFRN, encoded by the coding sequence ATGAATCATCCCCAAACAGAAACGACCTTTCGATTCTGGGGATGGGTGCTGATGGCTATAGCGTGGCCCCTGGGACTTGCGCTGCAGGCCTCGGTCTGGGTGGAAGATCGTGCCCTATCGCCAGCTACTGCCATGGGACAGGAACCGGCACAGGCTCGCCAGCCTGCTGTCGAGTTTTCGGCCAAGAAAATCGCGTCGGCTCACCTGGAAAATCTGCATCACATTGAGTTAAAGCCTGCTCAAGCATCAGCGAATCAACAGGCCGTCAACAAACAGGCCATTTGGTTTGGTGGCAGTCCAGAGACAGAGGCGGCCATGGCGGAGTTGGCGGCCTCAGGTGTAAAGACGATTGTCTCCGTCGATGGAGCGCCGCCACTGGTCGAACTGGCGAAAAAACATGGCCTCCAATACGTCCATATCCCGGTCAAGTACTCGGCTCTCTCGCGCGACCAGATCGTTTCGCTCGCCGCAGTGTTGCAGCGAAATCGCGAGCCGGTCTATGTCCATTGCCATCACGGCAAACATCGCGGGCCGGCAGCACTCGTCGCGGCACTCAAGTGCACCGTGACCGATCTGGAAACCGACACCTTACTCAAAACGTTCGGCACCGATCCGAAGTACCGCGGGCTCTACGAAGCTGCTCGCACAGCGCAACCGCTTCAAGCTCATGAACTCGCCCGGGTGCCGGAGAAACTGCCGGAAGCGATCCAGGATCTTTCGCCCGCGAGGTTGATGTCCGAAATCGACTGCAGCTTCGATCAACTGCTGGCCTTGCGAAAAGTGGGCGAGCCGCTGGAGAACAAAGAGTTACCTGCGCAGCTCAAAACCTGGCAGGAACAGGCAATTGATCTTGAAGAAGCATTTCGGGAATACCAGCGACTGCTGGAGCCACAATTCCCCATGATGCCGCCTGAGCAGCAGGCGCAATATCGACAATTCCTCAAAACCTCCCTGAGCCATGCAGCAGCAATTCGCAGTGAACTTTCCAAGGCTGTGGACACTCCGGAAGAGATGCCAGCACGACTGAAAACATACCGCACGAACCTCGAAGCCTTACAGCAATCGTGTGCAGGCTGTCATGCTCAATTTCGTAATTGA
- a CDS encoding alpha-keto acid decarboxylase family protein: MARNTSKSANSSPKRNGAPTTRTPSKASPAGTSRKGGSAKAVEELATHAHGTSTTASIETNPTIGDYLIRRLLDYGMKDIFGIPGDFVLQFYGDLENSPIRVIGCTREDNAGYAADGYARIHGIGGICVTYCVGGLSVCNSVAGAFAEKSPVVVITGSPGVEERRSNPLLHHRVREFSTQREVFEKITIASTVLDDALTACREIDRVLEACVRFKRPVYIELPRDMIKVRCPYQHVPQAGTIKSDKAALKEALSEAGAMLAKAERPIILAGVEMHRFGLADELIHFAEKFEIPISATLLGKSVISEKHPLFIGIYEGAMCRESVRKYVEQSDCIVMLGTFMTDIDMGIFTAELDTSKTIYATSETLKISHHHFHDILVADFVKGLSKLDVKIVKRPLPAKAKPTPKFVAVPETAVTSARLFARINELLDEKMVVVADVGDCLFGAADLTIYRDTEFLSPAYYTSMGFAIPAALGVQVARKDLRPIVLVGDGAFQMTCLELSTVLRHNFNPIVIVLNNKGYTTERFIQDGPFNDILNWDYHRLPDLLGGGWGFEVRTEGELDQSLHAALSNKETFCLLNVHLDPLDVSPALKRLGERLSKHV; the protein is encoded by the coding sequence ATGGCCCGCAATACATCAAAATCAGCAAACTCATCGCCCAAGCGAAATGGCGCTCCAACAACCAGAACACCTTCCAAAGCCTCACCGGCAGGCACTTCCCGAAAAGGAGGTTCCGCCAAAGCGGTCGAAGAGTTGGCAACGCATGCTCACGGAACAAGCACCACTGCTTCTATAGAGACAAACCCCACCATTGGCGATTACCTGATCCGCCGTCTGCTCGATTACGGCATGAAGGATATCTTTGGCATCCCTGGCGACTTTGTCCTGCAGTTTTACGGTGATCTCGAAAACAGTCCCATTCGTGTCATTGGTTGCACGCGCGAAGACAATGCCGGGTATGCCGCCGACGGTTATGCCCGCATTCATGGCATTGGTGGCATTTGTGTGACTTACTGCGTGGGCGGATTGAGTGTTTGTAATTCTGTCGCCGGGGCCTTTGCAGAAAAGTCACCCGTCGTCGTCATCACCGGCTCGCCAGGAGTCGAAGAGCGACGCTCGAACCCGCTGTTACATCATCGCGTGCGGGAATTCAGCACTCAGCGCGAAGTCTTTGAAAAGATTACGATCGCTTCGACAGTCCTCGACGATGCCCTGACAGCTTGCCGGGAAATTGATCGCGTGCTCGAAGCCTGCGTCCGTTTCAAGCGGCCGGTCTATATTGAATTGCCGCGCGACATGATCAAGGTCCGTTGTCCTTATCAGCATGTGCCTCAGGCCGGAACCATCAAAAGCGATAAGGCGGCCCTCAAGGAAGCCTTGAGCGAAGCGGGAGCCATGCTCGCCAAAGCCGAGCGACCCATCATTCTCGCCGGTGTCGAGATGCACCGCTTCGGACTGGCCGACGAACTGATTCACTTTGCGGAAAAGTTTGAGATTCCGATCTCTGCCACCTTGCTGGGGAAATCGGTCATCAGTGAAAAACATCCCCTCTTTATTGGCATTTACGAAGGGGCCATGTGCCGGGAATCGGTGCGAAAATATGTCGAGCAAAGCGACTGTATCGTCATGCTCGGAACATTCATGACAGATATCGATATGGGAATCTTTACAGCCGAACTCGACACATCAAAAACGATTTATGCGACAAGTGAAACACTCAAGATATCCCATCACCATTTCCATGACATTCTGGTGGCCGATTTTGTGAAGGGGCTTTCGAAACTGGATGTCAAAATCGTCAAGCGGCCCTTGCCTGCGAAGGCCAAGCCGACACCCAAATTCGTGGCTGTCCCGGAAACTGCTGTAACGAGTGCCCGGCTCTTCGCGCGGATCAACGAACTGCTCGACGAAAAAATGGTCGTCGTCGCCGATGTCGGCGATTGCCTCTTCGGCGCAGCCGATTTGACCATCTACCGCGATACCGAGTTCCTGAGCCCCGCTTACTACACTTCGATGGGCTTTGCCATCCCGGCCGCCTTAGGTGTCCAGGTCGCCCGCAAAGATCTCCGGCCGATTGTTCTCGTAGGCGATGGCGCCTTTCAGATGACCTGCCTCGAACTCTCGACAGTTCTGCGGCACAATTTCAATCCCATCGTCATCGTGCTCAACAACAAAGGTTACACCACCGAGCGATTCATTCAGGATGGCCCCTTCAACGATATTCTCAACTGGGACTATCATCGATTGCCCGATCTGCTCGGCGGCGGCTGGGGATTCGAAGTCCGCACGGAAGGGGAACTGGATCAGTCGTTGCATGCCGCTCTCAGCAACAAAGAAACGTTCTGCCTCCTCAACGTGCATCTCGATCCACTCGATGTCAGCCCGGCTCTCAAACGACTGGGCGAGCGTCTTTCCAAACATGTTTAA
- the mdoH gene encoding glucans biosynthesis glucosyltransferase MdoH: MNASSITPLKVSQVSQPGSRRFRLSLAVLTLTTTAFAIWLFLWSLGDISKNPATWLLVPLFALLVLIISFSFWTSTLGLWLTISQRRQTASTSQSSHSSLPRMAILMPVYNETPASVFANVQAMIESLATTPHAADFDLFVLSDTTNPDIWLEEERMWGRLCQRLTGPTNVFYRRRPKNTARKAGNIADFCERWGTQYDLMIVLDADSVMDGQTMVEMARRMQDDPALGILQVPPVPVNRLSFFARLQQFSARLYSPVHMEGFSSWASFDSNYWGHNAIIRVAPFIDHCGLPTLPGVAPLGGEILSHDFVEAALMARGGWKVALAHDLAGSYEECPTTLLDYAKRDQRWCQGNLQHMRLIISEGLRPISRLHLAMGVMSYLASPLWLLFTLLGLLAMAIDGIWLGSTQERISGLVVFAFTMFLLMAPKVWSLVALAFDRPRREQFGGWSKIIPSVLIETAASVLVAPIMMLFHTRFVISTLLGEKVQWNAQNRGDGDIDFLAACRVFGPHTLTGLVGSALILFFAPGLFLWLSPILLGLTLTIPFSRILGSVELGQWLAHRRLLLIPEESELTPILKLQQRALEQHEQYANAHDRSQLLGELLSDPGFQALHASILQQTAAGLPAPEAKVREWTQAILTQGPESLSVEDRRQLLLDREALRELHIQYRVRQLHPEQSATASPM, encoded by the coding sequence GTGAATGCCAGCAGCATCACTCCTTTGAAGGTCTCACAGGTTTCTCAGCCGGGAAGTCGTCGCTTTCGACTGTCGCTCGCTGTGCTCACTCTGACGACAACCGCTTTTGCCATCTGGCTGTTTTTGTGGTCGTTGGGAGATATTTCTAAAAATCCGGCAACTTGGCTGTTGGTGCCTTTATTCGCTCTGCTGGTGCTGATCATTTCCTTCTCGTTCTGGACTAGCACTCTTGGTTTGTGGTTGACGATCTCCCAACGTCGCCAGACAGCATCGACTTCGCAGTCATCGCACAGTTCTTTACCAAGAATGGCGATCCTGATGCCCGTTTACAATGAAACTCCCGCCAGTGTGTTCGCGAATGTTCAGGCGATGATTGAATCGCTTGCCACCACACCGCATGCGGCGGACTTTGACCTCTTCGTCCTCAGTGATACGACGAACCCGGATATCTGGCTGGAAGAGGAGCGGATGTGGGGCCGCCTTTGTCAGCGACTGACTGGCCCGACCAATGTATTTTACCGCCGACGGCCGAAAAATACGGCACGCAAGGCGGGGAACATTGCTGATTTCTGTGAACGCTGGGGCACACAGTACGACCTGATGATTGTGCTCGATGCCGACAGCGTGATGGATGGCCAGACGATGGTCGAAATGGCCCGTCGCATGCAGGATGATCCGGCTCTGGGAATTCTCCAGGTGCCACCTGTCCCTGTGAACCGGCTTTCATTTTTTGCTCGACTGCAGCAGTTCTCAGCCAGACTTTACAGCCCGGTGCACATGGAAGGCTTCAGTTCGTGGGCGAGCTTTGACAGCAACTACTGGGGGCATAATGCGATTATCCGCGTGGCTCCTTTTATTGATCACTGCGGGTTGCCCACACTCCCGGGCGTGGCACCACTGGGTGGCGAAATTCTGAGTCACGATTTCGTAGAAGCCGCCCTGATGGCACGCGGTGGCTGGAAAGTGGCTCTCGCGCACGATCTGGCGGGGAGCTATGAAGAATGCCCCACGACATTGCTTGATTATGCGAAGCGAGATCAGCGCTGGTGCCAGGGAAATCTACAGCACATGCGGCTGATTATCAGCGAAGGTTTAAGGCCGATCAGCCGTCTGCATCTGGCCATGGGCGTGATGTCTTACCTCGCATCGCCTCTGTGGCTGCTGTTTACGCTGCTGGGGCTATTGGCCATGGCGATCGACGGGATCTGGCTAGGGAGTACTCAGGAACGAATCAGCGGGCTGGTGGTCTTTGCTTTCACCATGTTTCTATTGATGGCACCGAAGGTCTGGAGTCTGGTGGCTTTAGCGTTTGATCGTCCGCGAAGAGAACAATTCGGAGGCTGGTCAAAGATTATTCCCAGCGTGCTGATCGAAACTGCCGCCTCAGTTCTGGTGGCGCCCATCATGATGCTGTTTCATACGCGATTTGTGATCTCTACCTTATTGGGCGAGAAAGTGCAGTGGAATGCTCAGAACCGGGGAGATGGCGATATTGATTTTCTGGCTGCATGCCGGGTTTTTGGCCCGCATACATTGACCGGGCTGGTGGGAAGTGCCTTGATCCTTTTCTTTGCCCCCGGCCTGTTTTTGTGGTTGTCACCCATTCTGCTCGGGTTGACGCTGACTATTCCTTTCTCGAGAATTCTCGGCAGTGTCGAACTTGGGCAATGGCTCGCTCATCGGCGACTGCTCCTGATTCCTGAAGAATCCGAACTCACACCGATTCTCAAGCTGCAGCAGCGTGCTCTGGAACAGCATGAGCAGTACGCGAATGCGCATGATCGCAGTCAGTTACTCGGGGAGTTGCTTTCCGACCCTGGCTTTCAAGCTTTGCATGCTTCGATCCTGCAGCAGACAGCCGCAGGGCTCCCGGCTCCAGAAGCCAAAGTTCGCGAATGGACTCAAGCCATACTCACTCAAGGACCCGAGAGTTTGAGTGTCGAGGATCGCCGGCAGCTTTTACTCGATCGAGAAGCACTGCGTGAGCTGCATATTCAATATCGAGTGCGGCAATTACATCCCGAACAGTCAGCGACTGCTTCGCCAATGTAG
- a CDS encoding sigma-70 family RNA polymerase sigma factor: MDQSQLALRELLNQGATRGFLTYAEIDRYIPDEGGDPALVDELIMALEAAGLDAVEPEGGIDPLQSLPPLEMLEPESNSSSRDPIRMYLSQMGHIPLLTREREIYLAKQIEMTRRWFRRRMLESDFAIRIVVDTVHKVRLGELPFERTLRTSDTESVQKDQILARMPHNLPTIERMLDENKQDFTLLRAAIGTLEEAVIRERMAIRRSKLATLCEELSVRTQRLQPVMRRMEQISLRMTELQKQISARQIRKMPMTAADVAAAEAELEGLIQDVQELPADFQKRIRRVLEKFGGWTRSKQQLSGGNLRLVVSIAKKYRNRGLSFLDLIQEGNAGLMRGVEKYEFRRGYKFSTYATWWIRQAITRAVADHARTIRIPVHMFQSISTLKNKSEQIRQETGREPTIEELALAVDMSVEDTERIMKTWKHPMSLDTPIGESEDSSFGDFLEDSHESTPADNALREMLRDKIDIVLRSLTYREREIIRLRYGLGDGYSYTLEETGRIFKVTRERIRQIESKALKKLQHHTRAHHLQGFVEDLLPNPAAPGTLLNSDTILSEESKSSPSARRRKDSMTLAAAN; encoded by the coding sequence ATGGATCAATCACAACTCGCACTTCGTGAACTGCTGAATCAGGGCGCCACGCGCGGCTTTCTGACTTACGCGGAAATTGACAGGTACATCCCTGATGAAGGGGGAGATCCTGCCCTCGTTGATGAACTCATCATGGCCCTTGAGGCTGCCGGTCTCGACGCCGTTGAGCCTGAGGGTGGTATTGATCCACTGCAGTCGTTGCCTCCGCTGGAAATGCTTGAGCCGGAATCCAATTCCAGCTCGCGTGATCCGATTCGCATGTACTTGAGCCAGATGGGCCACATTCCTCTGCTGACACGCGAGCGGGAAATCTACCTGGCCAAACAGATCGAAATGACTCGCCGCTGGTTCCGCCGGCGGATGCTCGAATCCGATTTCGCGATTCGCATTGTGGTCGATACGGTTCACAAAGTCCGGCTTGGGGAACTCCCCTTTGAGCGCACTTTGCGGACATCAGATACCGAAAGCGTTCAGAAGGATCAGATTCTGGCTCGTATGCCTCACAATCTGCCGACCATTGAGCGCATGCTGGACGAGAACAAGCAGGATTTTACACTCCTTCGAGCCGCCATCGGGACTCTCGAAGAAGCCGTCATCCGCGAACGCATGGCTATTCGTCGCAGCAAGCTGGCCACCCTCTGTGAAGAACTTAGCGTCCGCACACAAAGGCTCCAGCCTGTCATGCGGCGTATGGAACAGATCTCGCTCCGGATGACAGAACTCCAGAAGCAGATTTCTGCCCGCCAGATTCGTAAGATGCCGATGACAGCCGCCGATGTGGCTGCCGCTGAAGCCGAACTGGAAGGGTTGATTCAGGATGTGCAGGAACTGCCAGCCGATTTCCAGAAGCGCATTCGCCGTGTCCTGGAAAAATTTGGTGGCTGGACACGTTCCAAGCAGCAACTCTCCGGCGGTAACCTGCGGCTGGTGGTCTCAATTGCCAAGAAGTATCGCAACCGTGGCCTGAGCTTTCTCGACCTGATTCAGGAAGGGAATGCCGGCCTGATGCGTGGTGTCGAGAAGTATGAATTCCGCCGTGGCTATAAGTTCTCTACTTACGCCACATGGTGGATTCGTCAGGCGATCACCCGCGCCGTTGCCGATCATGCCCGGACGATTCGTATCCCGGTTCATATGTTCCAAAGCATTTCCACGCTGAAGAACAAGAGCGAACAGATCCGCCAGGAAACTGGTCGCGAGCCAACCATCGAAGAACTGGCACTGGCTGTCGATATGTCGGTCGAAGATACCGAACGGATCATGAAGACCTGGAAGCACCCGATGAGTCTCGATACGCCGATCGGTGAAAGCGAAGACTCCAGCTTTGGTGATTTTCTGGAAGACAGTCACGAATCGACACCCGCCGACAACGCCTTGCGTGAAATGCTGCGGGATAAGATCGATATCGTGCTCCGCAGCCTGACTTATCGCGAACGGGAAATCATCCGTTTGCGTTACGGCCTGGGCGATGGATACAGCTACACTCTCGAAGAAACCGGCCGAATTTTTAAGGTCACTCGCGAGCGTATCCGCCAGATTGAATCGAAGGCCCTCAAGAAGTTGCAGCACCACACGCGTGCTCACCACCTGCAGGGCTTCGTAGAAGATCTCCTTCCGAACCCCGCCGCTCCCGGCACATTGCTCAACTCGGATACGATTCTCTCTGAAGAATCGAAGAGTTCACCATCTGCTCGTCGGCGGAAAGACTCCATGACACTCGCTGCAGCCAACTGA